From Scomber scombrus chromosome 13, fScoSco1.1, whole genome shotgun sequence, a single genomic window includes:
- the olig2 gene encoding oligodendrocyte transcription factor 2, protein MDSDTSRVSSRPSSPEVDDIFMATLKKSVHGFSGAVSSTQSDLPSSIAGLHALSALSGSDDESLLRLSKKDRKLLSENELQSIRLKINSRERKRMHDLNVAMDGLREVMPYAHGPSVRKLSKIATLLLARNYILMLSNSLEEMKRLVSEIYGSSGHHGGFHPSACGTMTHVPVPGHPAASHAPHPAVHHPLLPPAVSTASLSAPGISAVTSVRPHHGLLKAPTAGAGPLGSSFHHWGVGTGMPCPCSMCQVPPPHVSSMSAVTMPRLTSDSK, encoded by the coding sequence ATGGACTCAGATACGAGCCGCGTGTCGAGCAGACCGTCTTCTCCCGAGGTAGATGACATCTTCATGGCCACTCTGAAGAAGTCCGTGCACGGCTTCTCCGGGGCCGTGTCCTCCACACAGAGCGACCTTCCGTCGAGCATCGCCGGCCTGCACGCCCTCTCCGCCCTCTCCGGCAGCGACGACGAGTCGTTGCTCCGGCTGTCCAAGAAAGACCGTAAACTGCTGTCAGAGAACGAGCTGCAGTCCATCCGCCTCAAGATCAACAGCCGCGAAAGGAAACGGATGCACGATCTGAACGTGGCCATGGACGGGCTCCGGGAGGTCATGCCCTACGCGCACGGACCTTCGGTGCGCAAACTCTCCAAAATCGCCACCCTGCTGCTGGCTAGAAACTACATCCTGATGCTGAGTAACTCACTGGAGGAGATGAAGCGGCTGGTCAGTGAGATCTACGGCAGCAGCGGCCACCACGGCGGCTTCCACCCGTCAGCCTGTGGGACTATGACACACGTGCCAGTGCCAGGACACCCGGCAGCTTCTCACGCCCCACACCCGGCTGTGCACCACCCGCTCCTCCCGCCGGCCGTCTCCACCGCTTCTCTGTCAGCGCCCGGTATCTCTGCCGTCACCTCGGTCAGACCCCATCACGGACTCCTCAAAGCCCCCACGGCCGGTGCAGGGCCTCTAGGCAGCAGTTTCCATCACTGGGGCGTTGGCACCGGGATGCCCTGTCCGTGCAGCATGTGCCAAGTCCCGCCTCCGCATGTGTCCAGCATGAGCGCCGTCACCATGCCGAGGCTGACCAGCGACTCCAAGTGA